The Diceros bicornis minor isolate mBicDic1 chromosome 19, mDicBic1.mat.cur, whole genome shotgun sequence genome contains the following window.
GGCGCCAGTGGGGGGCGCGGGGCGCGTGGGGAGCGAGATCCCGGCGCGGGGGCGCGGCGGGCGGCTCAGCTGGCGGGGCCggcggggggcggcgggggcggctcGGCCCCCTTGACGCAGGCGGCCTCGCAGTGCTTGTGGAGGTAGGACTTGAGCGCGAAACTCTTGTCGCACTGGCGGCAGCGGTAGTGCTTGAAGGCCGAGTGCGTCTGCATGTGCGCGCGCAAGTTGGAGCGGTCGGCGAAGGCCTTGCCGCAGTGCGCGCAGCCGAACGGCTTCTCGCCCGTGTGCGAGCGCATGTGGCCCTGCAGCAGCCAGGGCCGCGAGAAGGCCTTGCCGCACACGCCGCACTTGTGGCGCAGGTTGTGCGTGAGCACGTGCATGGCCAGCGCGGGCATGGACACGTACGCCTTGCCGCACGTCGGGCACTTGCGCGCCAGCTGGCTGTCCAGGCTGCGGTGCGTCTGCTTGTGGCGGCTCAGGTTCGACGACGTGGCGTACGTCTTGCCGCACTCGGCGCACGCGTGCCGGTGCCCGACCCCCGCCGGCGCCCCCGCGCGCCCCGCGCGCCCCCCGGCGCTCCCGGCGTCCCCCGCGCCCCCCGcctccccgccgcccccgccgcgccgccgccgcgAGCGCCCGTCCGAGATGAAGAAGGCGTCCATGGAGTAGCTGTCGGTCACGGCCGCCTCGCCGCGGAAGTAGCGCGCCGACAGGCTGGACTGCGGACTCTCGGGGTCGCTGTACTCCTCCGGCGCCGCCGGCGGGTACGCGGGCTCGGCCCGCGCCAGCTCCAGGCCCGGCTTCTGGTCCGCATCGTAGCTGCTGGGGGGCAGGCAGTGCGGGGCATAACCTGGAGGGGCGAGAGGGGAGCGGGGAGGAAGGTGAGGCGCCGGGTCCGGGTCACTCCCCGCACCCTCCAGCTCGGCGTCCCCGTGGCCGCTCTTCGAGGATGATGGCTGCTGGTAAGACTTCCGTCGCTGTCACGCACCTCTGCTCTTGGCGTCAGGCTGCTTGGGTCAGATCCTTCCTCCgtggaccacaatgaaaataccCCCACCCCATCCTCGTGGAGCACGGTGCCCTGCAGGGTTCTACTGGCTTTGTGTTCTCTCATCTCACAACCGCTCAGTGAGGGTCTTATTATTGCACCCACTTTACAGATAGAGAAACCGAGGCATGTAGTCTAAGGTCGCAGCTTGTAAGTGGTGGAGCCGGATTCGGGCCTTTGCAGGCTGACGCCGAAGCCCATGCTCTCTTTATTCCAGCAATATCCTGCCGTTCCAGTTCTATAACTTCTGtgaacctcggtttcctcatctacaaaatggagctTATAATAGGACACTCCTTCCCA
Protein-coding sequences here:
- the SCRT2 gene encoding transcriptional repressor scratch 2, which codes for MPRSFLVKKIKGDGFQCSGVPAPTYHPLETAYVLPGARGPPGDNGYAPHCLPPSSYDADQKPGLELARAEPAYPPAAPEEYSDPESPQSSLSARYFRGEAAVTDSYSMDAFFISDGRSRRRRGGGGGEAGGAGDAGSAGGRAGRAGAPAGVGHRHACAECGKTYATSSNLSRHKQTHRSLDSQLARKCPTCGKAYVSMPALAMHVLTHNLRHKCGVCGKAFSRPWLLQGHMRSHTGEKPFGCAHCGKAFADRSNLRAHMQTHSAFKHYRCRQCDKSFALKSYLHKHCEAACVKGAEPPPPPPAGPAS